From the Oleiharenicola lentus genome, one window contains:
- a CDS encoding DUF4450 domain-containing protein, with protein sequence MTVPRASCNVLYYKPAWVLVLGLLVLSPLPAQIPSAQTLWPNLTDNIERPLRYTPDGEDFVITNGGEFFNRPLYGGNTAFRVDAGDRPEFVLYLPGRGGNLRLGLHSASGTKWLHDAAAIEARYRPGGMLYTIRDPLLGDGTLHVAAYATVATEALILRAEAVDVPAGLELIWAYGGVNGQRGRRDGDIGTETVPISEWFQLKPEFCAGNRFQTDGDGFILVAGLPRNQTATIRGVVPAGTAMRTGDAALWDAPGSLLTAVHARAPDHEVLTGRVALVAGTPLYLALQRTDAASATELDTYREVRVERADPGEPRSEQRAASTALQRDDLPALFAATEAHFAQLRGQVKVVTPDPYLNAAVGALNVAADAVWDELQGAVMHGAIAWRSKLLGWRGPYAMDALGWHDRARRHLAYWATRQNTDPIPDKFPPPEPETNLARSRRALHSNGNLSASHYDMNLVYIDALFRHLLWTGDLAFAREVWPVIERHLAWERRLFRREFEVNGEKLPLYEAYAAIWASDDLQYHGGGTAHASAYNYWHNYMASRLARKLGLDSTPYEREAYLIARGMRELLWTGTHFAEFKDYLGRQLVHPSAGLWTFYHTMDAGIPSEEWASLMAGQLPPAIPVRGPAVPTDRAYAVHASSDWLPYTWSLNNVVMGENIHTALGLWRAGKPEEAFTLAKGALLVSMFMGVCPGNVGSMNYLDVYRRESQRDFADGNGVTARAIIEGLFGLRPDGLARRLLITPGFPEAWDQAVINHPAASITFARHGAKDVYEIKVAAEQFDQWMLELPSRGQSCRLTVEGGNSERPFSYTPPEMPKVLSLGASTRLPARVTIEWIGTNGGLAHMVQANAGRLKNLPVSDSAAGKYIGEPYSLSDFFNDRVTEIFRSGKYVSPRSPFVSLAIPSQGIGAWAGHVNATAEIDDTGLRAASAAGGGKITLPNGVPFATPGPGDAANILFVSQWDNYPDEATVPLSGKARQVQLLMAGSTNAMQSRLDNGEVVVTYTDGTTTRLALRNPETWWPIEQDYFIDDYQFRVAAPLPTRVNLKTGEVRVLDHQTFKGQGRVIPGGAATVLALELDPNKELHSLTVRALANEVVIGLMAATLVR encoded by the coding sequence GTGACCGTGCCCCGAGCCAGTTGTAACGTATTATATTACAAACCGGCTTGGGTGCTGGTGCTGGGGTTGCTGGTCCTCTCTCCGTTGCCGGCCCAAATCCCCTCGGCGCAGACGCTGTGGCCGAATCTGACGGACAACATCGAGCGCCCGCTGCGCTACACGCCGGACGGGGAGGACTTCGTCATCACCAACGGCGGCGAGTTTTTCAACCGCCCGCTCTACGGCGGCAACACGGCCTTCCGTGTGGACGCGGGCGACCGCCCGGAGTTCGTCCTCTACCTGCCCGGCCGCGGCGGGAACCTGCGCCTCGGCCTGCATTCCGCTTCCGGCACGAAATGGTTGCACGACGCCGCGGCCATCGAGGCGCGCTACCGACCCGGCGGCATGCTCTACACCATCCGCGATCCGCTCCTCGGCGACGGCACGCTGCATGTGGCCGCCTACGCCACCGTGGCGACCGAAGCCCTGATCCTGCGCGCCGAAGCTGTGGACGTTCCCGCGGGGCTCGAACTCATCTGGGCCTACGGTGGCGTGAACGGCCAGCGCGGCCGGCGCGACGGCGACATCGGCACCGAAACTGTGCCCATCTCCGAGTGGTTCCAGCTCAAGCCGGAGTTCTGCGCGGGCAACCGTTTCCAAACGGATGGCGACGGCTTCATCCTTGTGGCCGGGCTGCCGCGCAACCAGACGGCCACCATCCGCGGCGTCGTGCCCGCGGGCACCGCGATGCGGACGGGCGATGCCGCCCTCTGGGACGCCCCCGGTTCCTTGCTGACGGCCGTCCACGCCCGCGCCCCGGACCATGAGGTTCTCACCGGTCGCGTTGCCCTCGTCGCCGGCACGCCTCTCTACCTCGCCCTCCAGCGCACGGATGCCGCATCCGCGACCGAACTCGACACCTACCGTGAAGTCCGGGTGGAGCGTGCTGACCCCGGTGAACCACGTTCGGAGCAACGCGCCGCAAGCACGGCGCTTCAGCGTGACGACCTGCCGGCTCTCTTTGCCGCCACCGAGGCGCATTTCGCCCAGCTCCGCGGCCAGGTGAAGGTCGTCACGCCCGATCCCTATCTCAACGCCGCCGTCGGCGCGCTCAACGTCGCCGCCGACGCCGTGTGGGACGAGCTGCAGGGCGCCGTGATGCACGGCGCCATCGCCTGGCGCTCCAAGCTCCTTGGCTGGCGCGGTCCCTATGCGATGGACGCCCTCGGCTGGCACGACCGCGCGCGCCGGCACCTCGCCTATTGGGCGACGCGCCAGAACACCGACCCGATTCCCGACAAATTCCCGCCGCCCGAACCGGAGACCAACCTCGCCCGCAGCCGGCGCGCCCTCCACAGCAACGGCAATCTCTCCGCCAGCCACTACGACATGAACCTCGTCTATATTGACGCGCTGTTCCGTCACCTGCTGTGGACCGGCGACCTCGCCTTCGCTCGCGAGGTCTGGCCCGTGATCGAGCGCCACCTCGCGTGGGAGCGCCGCCTGTTCCGGCGCGAGTTCGAGGTGAACGGCGAGAAGCTCCCGCTCTACGAGGCCTACGCCGCCATCTGGGCGAGCGACGACCTGCAATACCACGGCGGCGGCACAGCCCACGCCTCGGCCTATAATTACTGGCACAATTATATGGCCTCACGCTTGGCACGGAAACTCGGCTTGGATTCCACTCCCTATGAACGCGAAGCTTATCTCATCGCTCGCGGCATGCGCGAGCTGCTCTGGACCGGCACGCATTTTGCGGAATTCAAGGACTACCTAGGTCGTCAGCTTGTGCATCCGAGCGCGGGCCTGTGGACCTTCTATCACACGATGGATGCCGGAATTCCCAGCGAAGAATGGGCGTCGCTCATGGCTGGTCAGTTGCCGCCTGCAATCCCAGTGCGTGGTCCTGCGGTGCCGACGGATCGTGCCTATGCCGTCCATGCATCGAGCGATTGGTTGCCCTACACGTGGTCGCTCAACAACGTGGTCATGGGCGAAAATATCCACACCGCCCTCGGACTCTGGCGGGCGGGAAAGCCGGAAGAAGCCTTCACCCTCGCCAAAGGCGCGCTCCTCGTCTCGATGTTCATGGGCGTCTGCCCGGGCAACGTCGGCTCGATGAACTATCTCGATGTCTATCGTCGTGAGTCCCAGCGCGATTTCGCAGACGGAAACGGAGTAACCGCGCGAGCGATCATAGAGGGCTTGTTCGGTCTCCGACCAGACGGGTTGGCCCGGCGCTTGCTGATTACGCCAGGGTTTCCGGAAGCATGGGACCAAGCTGTGATCAACCATCCGGCCGCGAGCATAACATTTGCCAGACATGGAGCTAAGGACGTCTATGAAATCAAGGTAGCCGCAGAGCAATTCGACCAATGGATGCTGGAGTTACCTTCTCGAGGACAGTCGTGTCGATTGACAGTTGAAGGTGGAAATTCAGAACGGCCTTTCAGTTACACACCTCCTGAAATGCCGAAGGTCCTTTCGTTGGGTGCTTCGACACGGCTGCCTGCCCGAGTGACGATCGAATGGATAGGCACGAATGGCGGCTTGGCTCATATGGTCCAGGCGAACGCCGGCCGGCTAAAAAATCTGCCCGTGTCCGATTCTGCTGCTGGAAAATACATTGGGGAACCGTATAGCTTGTCTGACTTTTTCAACGACCGCGTCACCGAGATATTCAGGTCCGGCAAATACGTCTCGCCGCGCTCGCCTTTCGTGTCGCTGGCGATTCCATCGCAGGGCATCGGGGCGTGGGCGGGGCACGTCAACGCCACCGCCGAGATCGACGACACCGGGCTGCGCGCGGCGTCCGCGGCCGGTGGCGGGAAGATTACGCTGCCCAACGGCGTGCCCTTCGCCACGCCCGGCCCGGGTGATGCGGCCAACATTCTCTTCGTTTCGCAGTGGGACAACTATCCCGATGAAGCCACGGTGCCGCTTTCCGGCAAGGCCCGGCAGGTGCAGCTGCTCATGGCGGGTTCGACCAACGCCATGCAGAGCCGCCTCGACAACGGCGAGGTCGTCGTGACCTACACCGACGGGACGACCACGCGTCTCGCCCTGCGCAACCCCGAGACCTGGTGGCCGATCGAGCAGGACTATTTCATCGACGATTACCAGTTCCGCGTGGCCGCGCCGCTGCCGACGCGCGTAAACCTCAAGACCGGCGAGGTGCGCGTGCTCGACCACCAAACGTTCAAGGGCCAGGGCAGGGTGATTCCCGGCGGCGCGGCTACGGTGTTGGCACTCGAACTTGATCCCAACAAAGAGCTGCATTCACTCACCGTGCGCGCCCTCGCCAACGAGGTCGTCATCGGTCTGATGGCTGCCACGCTGGTGCGATGA
- a CDS encoding sodium:solute symporter family protein has protein sequence MRFGSLHFLDILVVLAYLAAVIWIGRRAAAGTNSEEGFFLAGRKLGKLYQFFLNFGNATEPQGAVSTASFVYQQGAPGAWLSFQTVFMNPYFWFMNVWFRRVRLTTVSDLFEDRYASKGLSLFYAIFQILVACVFLGFGNVTAYKIASSLVVKQEVQWTAPERAAVEGYREMKALEKQAAVTPLAPEAKLKLDTLRDRNARGELRSYVTVLNDILFYTIFTIVVGTYIVLGGMAAAALNEGLQSVLIIVFSLLLIPTGLHAIGGWGALAQKVPQEMFNLFGSAGGAQFTAWSLGGILLVSIVQNGGLSHNMGICGSAKNEMAARSGVSGTYLKRLMIILWAFAGLIAVAMFGAGGLSDPDAVWGTMSNQLLGTGLVGLMLAGVIAGTMSTLAAKALAISSLFVRNVYRQIWPDISQEQGVFYARCTIVVVLILGTVAATLMGSFYDIVNIVLTVNIPFGAAVLLTYWWRRVTGPAVWACVILSTLVILVVPWTASKFDAVAHSAELAQPSTKPGTGVYFSKVVHSDPNDLTSPYIAAPARTNRFNFEVWLLGQAGVDVVALTPTQRFTAQFFFDGLFPFAVLIVVSLLTKPTDPARVALFYGKMKTPVGDTPELEAAAMEETRRNPGRFDDTKLLGRNSWWEFCRWDKTDTIGFLACCALSGSIVGLFLFLLNLASGA, from the coding sequence ATGCGTTTTGGCAGCCTGCACTTTCTCGATATTCTCGTGGTCCTGGCCTACCTGGCGGCCGTCATCTGGATCGGCCGTCGTGCCGCCGCCGGCACCAACAGCGAGGAGGGTTTCTTCCTCGCGGGCCGCAAACTCGGCAAGCTCTACCAGTTCTTCCTGAACTTCGGCAACGCCACCGAGCCGCAGGGCGCCGTGAGCACGGCCAGCTTCGTTTACCAGCAAGGTGCGCCGGGGGCGTGGCTCTCGTTCCAGACCGTCTTCATGAACCCTTACTTCTGGTTCATGAACGTCTGGTTCCGCCGCGTGCGCCTCACCACGGTCTCCGACCTCTTCGAGGACCGCTACGCCAGCAAGGGCCTCAGCCTCTTCTACGCCATCTTCCAGATCCTCGTGGCCTGTGTCTTCCTGGGCTTCGGCAACGTCACCGCCTACAAGATCGCCTCCTCGCTCGTCGTGAAGCAGGAGGTCCAGTGGACGGCCCCCGAGCGCGCCGCGGTCGAGGGCTACCGCGAGATGAAGGCCCTGGAGAAACAGGCCGCCGTCACGCCGCTCGCTCCCGAGGCGAAGCTCAAGCTCGACACGCTGCGCGACCGCAACGCCCGCGGCGAACTCCGCAGCTACGTGACGGTGCTCAACGACATCCTCTTCTACACCATCTTCACGATCGTGGTCGGCACCTACATCGTGCTCGGCGGCATGGCGGCCGCCGCGCTCAACGAGGGCCTGCAGAGCGTGCTCATCATCGTCTTCTCCCTCCTGCTCATTCCCACCGGCTTGCACGCCATCGGCGGCTGGGGCGCCCTGGCCCAGAAGGTGCCGCAGGAGATGTTCAACCTCTTCGGCTCGGCGGGCGGCGCCCAGTTCACCGCCTGGAGCCTGGGCGGCATCCTGCTCGTCAGCATCGTGCAGAACGGCGGCCTCAGCCACAACATGGGCATCTGCGGCTCCGCCAAGAACGAGATGGCCGCCCGCTCCGGCGTCTCCGGCACCTACCTGAAGCGCCTCATGATCATCCTCTGGGCCTTCGCCGGACTCATCGCGGTGGCCATGTTCGGCGCCGGCGGGCTCTCCGACCCCGATGCGGTCTGGGGCACCATGTCCAACCAGCTGCTCGGCACCGGTCTCGTCGGCCTCATGCTCGCCGGCGTGATCGCGGGCACCATGTCCACGCTTGCCGCCAAGGCCCTCGCCATCTCCTCGCTCTTCGTCCGCAACGTCTATCGCCAGATCTGGCCCGATATTTCGCAGGAGCAGGGCGTCTTCTACGCCCGGTGCACCATCGTCGTCGTCCTCATCCTCGGCACCGTCGCGGCCACGCTGATGGGCAGCTTCTACGACATCGTGAACATCGTGCTCACGGTGAACATCCCCTTTGGCGCCGCCGTCCTCCTCACCTACTGGTGGCGCCGCGTCACCGGCCCCGCCGTCTGGGCCTGCGTGATCCTGTCCACGCTCGTGATCCTCGTCGTGCCGTGGACCGCCTCGAAGTTTGACGCCGTTGCGCATAGCGCCGAGCTGGCCCAGCCCAGCACCAAACCCGGCACCGGCGTCTATTTCTCCAAGGTCGTCCACTCCGACCCCAACGATCTCACGAGCCCCTACATCGCTGCTCCGGCCCGCACCAACCGCTTCAACTTCGAGGTCTGGCTGCTCGGCCAGGCCGGGGTGGACGTGGTCGCGCTCACGCCCACGCAGCGGTTCACCGCCCAGTTCTTCTTCGACGGCCTGTTCCCCTTCGCCGTGCTGATCGTGGTCAGCCTGCTGACGAAGCCCACCGACCCCGCGCGCGTGGCCTTATTCTACGGCAAGATGAAGACCCCCGTCGGCGACACGCCCGAGCTCGAAGCTGCCGCCATGGAAGAGACGCGACGCAACCCCGGTCGCTTTGACGACACTAAGCTCCTCGGCCGGAACTCGTGGTGGGAATTCTGCCGCTGGGACAAGACCGACACCATCGGCTTCCTCGCCTGCTGCGCCCTCTCCGGCTCCATCGTCGGCCTGTTCCTTTTCCTGCTCAATCTCGCCAGCGGGGCGTGA
- a CDS encoding glycoside hydrolase family 2 protein, whose translation MKSFRQLCLLWPLLLASLAARETEIRHLSGTGPENAVKWEFLCTGGRNSGTWTTIPVPSCWEQQGFGTYNYGVNHRPGRDKPNPPPLADEEGHYRHTFRVPAEWRDRAVRIVFDGVMTDAEVKINGRSAGPVHQGSFYRFHHDITALLDFAGDNRLEVVVRKKSANESVNRAERLGDYWLFGGIFRPVWLEARPRDAIEWTGIDARADGTFTADIHLGAPAAKAGRVTAVVTDLAGRELGSPLTADFAAGATKATVTGRFANPALWTAETPNLHRAKFTLALESAKVEPALRAGLVDNHTVTERFGFRTFEVRPNDGLYLNGAKIILKGVNRHCFNPDTGRTISRAQSYADARLIREMNMNAVRMSHYQPDKHFLEACDELGLYVLNELAGWQGFYDTPTGTRLIGQLVRRDVNHPSILFWDNGNEGGWNTEVDGEFAKWDIQRRPVLHPWAKFSDVDTDHYEPWDSHVKKSAGPMIYLPTEFLHGLYDGGIGAGLRDYWDEMMKHPTVAGGFFWVFADEGVARADQGGRIDNAGNYAPDGIVGPHGEREGSFYTVKEIWSPVQVEMQGSNFEAITLKLKNDYAFTNLKDCTFIWKHVRLPTAGEPGEGRTFTQGAQKGPDVPPGGTGELTISFEHEDLDRNNRLYVTLVDPKGREVLTVSGFTGLRAFHSLPQPRANWAAMMRVPEESLPPDPVKETPRVEETADALIVQARASQFTFSKTTGRLVATTVDGHDWSFLTGPTLLGLKRQDRSFVPIAPEPTLMSVKHDLSTFYGTASITATYENPRMTLHWFVGLEGKVTLNYWMNVQGELDVLGLRFDLPEHVLKSKRWLGYGPYRVWRNRMEGGQYGVHEVAFNDATPGESYAYPEFKGYFRDWEWITLETSAGRLSVSHENSESSPFFGLGKPRDGVNGLLNLPDVGLSFLEIIPAMRNKFHTTDQLGPQSATPVVKDSHSGTVIFRFSPP comes from the coding sequence ATGAAATCTTTCCGCCAGCTTTGCCTGTTGTGGCCGCTGCTTCTCGCCTCGCTCGCCGCCCGCGAGACCGAAATCCGTCATCTCTCGGGCACCGGCCCGGAGAACGCCGTCAAATGGGAATTCCTCTGCACGGGCGGACGCAACAGCGGCACCTGGACCACCATCCCCGTGCCTTCGTGCTGGGAGCAGCAGGGCTTTGGCACCTACAACTACGGCGTCAATCACCGGCCGGGGCGCGACAAGCCCAACCCGCCGCCGCTCGCCGACGAGGAGGGCCACTACCGCCACACCTTTCGCGTGCCGGCGGAATGGCGCGACCGCGCCGTGCGCATTGTGTTCGACGGCGTGATGACCGACGCCGAGGTGAAGATCAACGGGCGCTCCGCCGGCCCTGTCCACCAGGGCTCGTTCTACCGCTTCCATCACGACATCACCGCGCTGCTGGATTTCGCCGGCGACAACCGCCTCGAAGTCGTCGTCCGCAAAAAATCCGCCAACGAGAGCGTCAACCGCGCCGAGCGCCTCGGCGACTACTGGCTCTTCGGCGGCATCTTCCGCCCGGTGTGGCTCGAGGCCCGTCCGCGCGACGCCATCGAGTGGACCGGCATCGATGCGCGGGCCGACGGCACGTTCACGGCCGACATCCACCTCGGCGCACCTGCCGCGAAAGCCGGGCGCGTGACCGCCGTCGTCACCGACCTCGCCGGACGTGAGTTGGGGTCTCCGCTTACCGCTGACTTTGCCGCTGGAGCGACCAAGGCCACCGTCACCGGTCGCTTTGCCAACCCCGCGCTCTGGACCGCCGAGACGCCGAACCTGCACCGCGCGAAATTCACGCTGGCGCTTGAGTCCGCCAAGGTGGAGCCCGCGCTCCGCGCGGGCTTGGTCGATAACCACACCGTCACCGAACGCTTCGGCTTCCGCACTTTCGAGGTTCGGCCCAATGACGGCCTCTACCTCAACGGCGCGAAGATCATCCTCAAGGGCGTCAACCGCCACTGCTTCAATCCCGACACCGGCCGCACCATTTCCCGTGCCCAGAGCTACGCCGATGCGCGCCTGATCAGGGAGATGAACATGAACGCCGTGCGGATGTCGCACTACCAGCCCGACAAGCACTTCCTCGAGGCCTGCGACGAGCTCGGCCTCTACGTGCTGAACGAGCTCGCCGGCTGGCAGGGCTTCTACGACACGCCGACCGGCACGCGCCTCATCGGCCAGCTCGTGCGCCGCGACGTAAACCACCCGAGCATTCTGTTTTGGGACAACGGCAACGAGGGCGGCTGGAATACCGAGGTGGACGGAGAGTTTGCGAAATGGGACATCCAGCGGCGCCCCGTGCTGCACCCGTGGGCGAAGTTCAGCGACGTGGACACCGACCACTACGAGCCGTGGGACTCGCACGTGAAGAAGAGCGCCGGCCCGATGATTTATCTGCCCACGGAGTTCCTGCACGGCCTCTACGACGGCGGCATCGGCGCCGGCCTGCGCGACTACTGGGACGAGATGATGAAGCACCCGACCGTCGCCGGCGGTTTCTTCTGGGTCTTCGCCGACGAAGGCGTCGCCCGCGCCGACCAGGGCGGTCGCATCGACAACGCCGGCAACTACGCCCCCGACGGCATCGTCGGCCCCCACGGCGAGAGGGAAGGCAGCTTCTACACCGTGAAGGAAATCTGGTCGCCGGTTCAGGTCGAGATGCAGGGGAGTAACTTCGAGGCCATCACCTTGAAGCTGAAGAACGATTACGCCTTCACCAACCTCAAGGACTGCACGTTCATCTGGAAACACGTGCGCCTGCCGACAGCGGGCGAGCCGGGAGAGGGGAGGACCTTCACGCAAGGAGCGCAGAAAGGACCGGACGTGCCACCCGGCGGCACCGGGGAGCTGACCATCTCCTTCGAGCACGAGGATCTTGATCGAAACAACCGGCTGTATGTTACCCTGGTCGATCCGAAGGGCCGTGAAGTGCTCACAGTTTCGGGATTCACCGGCCTCCGTGCGTTCCATTCGCTGCCCCAGCCCCGCGCAAATTGGGCTGCCATGATGCGCGTTCCGGAGGAGAGCCTTCCTCCCGATCCGGTGAAGGAAACTCCGCGGGTCGAGGAGACGGCCGATGCCCTGATCGTGCAGGCGCGTGCGTCGCAGTTCACGTTCTCGAAGACCACGGGTCGCCTGGTTGCTACCACCGTAGACGGTCATGACTGGTCGTTCCTCACCGGCCCGACCTTGCTGGGGTTGAAGCGCCAGGACCGTTCGTTCGTTCCCATCGCTCCCGAGCCGACACTGATGTCCGTCAAACATGATCTGAGCACCTTTTACGGAACCGCGAGCATCACGGCCACCTACGAGAATCCCCGGATGACCTTGCACTGGTTTGTCGGTCTCGAGGGGAAGGTAACGCTGAATTATTGGATGAATGTCCAGGGTGAGCTCGACGTCCTCGGCTTGCGCTTCGACCTGCCTGAGCACGTTCTGAAATCCAAACGCTGGCTTGGCTACGGGCCCTATCGCGTCTGGCGCAACCGGATGGAAGGCGGGCAATACGGCGTGCACGAGGTGGCCTTCAACGACGCAACACCGGGCGAGAGCTACGCCTACCCGGAGTTCAAGGGCTACTTCCGCGACTGGGAATGGATCACTCTGGAGACGAGCGCTGGGCGACTATCCGTTTCTCATGAGAACAGTGAATCGTCCCCCTTCTTCGGCCTCGGCAAACCGCGCGACGGCGTGAACGGCCTGCTCAACCTGCCCGATGTCGGGCTCAGCTTCCTCGAGATCATCCCCGCCATGCGGAACAAATTCCACACCACCGACCAGCTCGGCCCGCAGTCGGCCACCCCGGTGGTGAAAGACAGCCACTCCGGCACCGTAATCTTCCGCTTCAGTCCCCCGTGA
- a CDS encoding tetratricopeptide repeat protein produces MPSPVPARFTVAALGPAVLVVAAVIAVYAGTLRAPLLFDDRGAITENTSIRSLATAWFPPADGSTTTARPVLNFSFALTYKLSGAEPWGHRAGNIAFHAAAALALLGVARRLFQRVVPEAAPSLALGLALLWALHPLQTESVTCVAQRTEVLCGFFLLGTLYAFLRGTDCSGGLRPPGVGDSAVIDRRYSQTHRPWLVVSVVTCLLGMGSKEVMVSAPLLVLLADRTFVAGSFVGAWRARRSYYLALAATWLLLVILVLGAGGTRGSAAGLGLGVSGWTYLLKQAEALVLYLKLSFWPHPLVLDYGTAVAASPAEVWWQGLVVWTLVGGTLWALWRRPALGFAGVVFFAILAPSSSVVPLVTQTMAEHRMYLPLAAVLALALIGLHRLTGPRAWPGWGALALVFAGLTVARNHDYRDALVIWSDSVAKYPTSARAQHNLAVELLNRGRAGEALTHAENARTLSPDYLPAHYTGGLALLELGRAPEAVIRLEQAVKLGPAHADAHLALGNALMRAGRAADAVAAFRTSLELKPAADAQHNLAVVLLELGRPAEAEQAWRSALTLDPGLVPARRRLGLLLAQAGRLPEAGEQFRVLVEWQPDDPDARANYGNVLLLTRRPAEAAAQYEAALRLRPGDTRVQENLRLAREALAGR; encoded by the coding sequence ATGCCATCGCCCGTGCCCGCCCGCTTCACCGTCGCCGCCCTTGGGCCGGCCGTGCTCGTCGTCGCCGCGGTCATCGCGGTCTATGCGGGCACCCTGCGCGCGCCGCTGCTCTTCGACGACCGCGGAGCCATCACGGAGAACACCAGCATCCGGAGCCTCGCCACGGCGTGGTTCCCGCCGGCTGACGGCAGCACCACCACCGCCCGGCCGGTGCTAAACTTCAGCTTTGCCCTGACCTACAAGCTCAGCGGCGCGGAGCCGTGGGGCCACCGGGCCGGCAACATCGCTTTCCATGCCGCCGCCGCGCTCGCGTTGCTCGGCGTGGCCCGGCGGTTGTTCCAGCGCGTCGTGCCCGAGGCGGCTCCATCACTCGCGCTGGGTCTGGCCCTGCTGTGGGCGCTGCACCCGCTCCAGACCGAGTCCGTGACCTGCGTGGCCCAGCGCACCGAGGTGCTCTGCGGGTTTTTCCTGCTGGGCACGCTCTACGCCTTCCTGCGCGGCACGGATTGTAGCGGCGGTCTGCGACCGCCCGGGGTGGGAGATTCGGCGGTCATAGACCGCCGCTACAGCCAAACCCATAGGCCATGGCTGGTGGTTTCCGTCGTCACCTGCCTGCTCGGCATGGGCAGCAAGGAGGTGATGGTGTCGGCACCGCTGCTCGTGCTGCTCGCGGACCGCACCTTCGTGGCCGGATCTTTCGTGGGTGCGTGGCGGGCGCGGCGGTCCTATTATCTGGCGCTCGCCGCCACCTGGCTGCTGCTCGTGATCCTCGTGCTCGGCGCCGGCGGCACGCGCGGCTCGGCGGCGGGGCTTGGCCTCGGAGTCTCGGGGTGGACCTACCTGCTCAAGCAGGCCGAGGCGCTCGTGCTCTACCTGAAGCTCTCGTTCTGGCCGCACCCGCTGGTCCTCGACTACGGCACCGCCGTGGCGGCTTCACCGGCCGAGGTCTGGTGGCAGGGGCTGGTCGTGTGGACGCTGGTGGGCGGCACGCTCTGGGCGCTCTGGCGCCGCCCGGCGCTCGGTTTTGCGGGGGTGGTATTCTTTGCGATCCTCGCGCCGAGTTCCAGCGTCGTGCCGCTCGTCACGCAGACCATGGCCGAGCACCGCATGTATCTGCCCCTGGCGGCCGTGCTCGCGCTGGCGCTTATCGGTTTGCACCGGCTGACCGGGCCGCGGGCATGGCCGGGGTGGGGTGCGCTCGCGCTGGTTTTCGCCGGGCTGACGGTCGCGCGCAACCACGACTACCGCGATGCCCTCGTCATCTGGAGCGATTCCGTCGCGAAGTATCCGACCAGCGCCCGGGCCCAGCACAATCTCGCGGTCGAGTTGCTCAACCGCGGACGCGCCGGGGAGGCGCTCACCCACGCGGAGAACGCCCGGACGCTTTCGCCGGACTATTTGCCGGCGCACTACACGGGTGGACTTGCCTTGCTGGAGCTGGGGCGCGCTCCGGAGGCCGTCATCCGGTTGGAGCAGGCGGTGAAGCTCGGTCCCGCCCACGCCGACGCCCATCTGGCGCTCGGCAACGCGCTCATGCGCGCCGGCCGCGCGGCCGACGCCGTGGCGGCTTTTCGCACCTCGCTCGAGCTGAAGCCCGCCGCCGATGCCCAGCACAATCTCGCGGTGGTGCTTTTGGAACTCGGACGTCCGGCTGAGGCCGAGCAGGCCTGGCGCTCCGCCTTGACGCTCGACCCCGGTCTGGTGCCCGCGCGCCGCCGCCTCGGCCTCCTGCTGGCGCAGGCGGGTCGCCTGCCCGAGGCGGGGGAACAGTTCCGCGTTTTGGTCGAATGGCAGCCCGATGACCCCGATGCGCGGGCCAACTACGGCAACGTGCTCCTGCTCACCCGCCGGCCCGCCGAAGCCGCCGCCCAATACGAGGCCGCCCTGCGTCTGCGCCCCGGCGACACCCGCGTGCAGGAAAACCTGCGCCTCGCCCGCGAGGCCTTGGCTGGGCGCTAG